In the genome of Mucilaginibacter sp. 14171R-50, the window CGCACACTAAAAACTTATCGTGCGGCTGAGTCGCCAACTGATAACAGTAATGGTGCGGTAACTTTTGAGCTAAATACATCTATGCTGCTATTGCCAAAAACGCCAATGAAAGCACGTTTGAACGACGACCGCGTAGGATTTTTTGGCCAGCGCCAAACAGATTATGGCACAGATGCACAAAAAGCCGAGGCTACCGCGTATATCCACCGGTGGAAATTGGAGCCTAAAGATGAAGCTGCTTATGCCCGTGGAGAGCTGGTTGAACCCAAAAAACAAATTGTTTATTATATAGACCCTGCTACACCCAAAAAATGGGTTCCTTATCTTATTGCCGGCATTAACGACTGGAACAAAGCTTTTGAAGCTGCCGGCTTTAAGAACGCAATTGCGGGCAAAGAGGCCCCAACCGCGAAGCAAGATCCGGAGTTTAGCACTGAAGATGCCCGCTATAGCGTGTTAAGATACTTTGCATCGGATGTACAGAACGCCTACGGCCCCCATATATCTGATCCGCGCAGCGGCGAGATACTGGAAAGCCATGTTGGCTGGTACCATAATGTAATGAGCTTGCTGCGTAATTGGTTTTTTATTCAAACAGCAGCGGTTAACCCCAACGTACGTATGGCTAAATTTACCGATGCGCAAATGGGCGAGCTTATCCGTTTTGTATCATCGCACGAAATTGGCCACACACTGGGGCTGCCGCACAACTTTGGCTCAAGCTATGCTTACCCGGTTGATTCGTTGCGATCAAAATCCTTTACCGATAAACATGGCACCGCCCCTTCGATAATGGACTACGCCCGCTTTAATTACATTGCACAGCCGGGCGATGGTGTAACACACCTTTATCCTCAAATTGGCGAATACGATCTGTGGGCGGTTAAATGGGGATATACTTATTTCCCGGGCAACAAAACATCAAAACAGGAAAAAGAGACTTTGGATATTTGGACAAAAGAAAAGGCCGGCAACCCCCTTTACTACTACGGAAGGCAAGGTACTTCTATTGATCCACGATTACAGAACGAGGATTTGGGCGACAACGCCATGAAGGCCAGCACTTATGGTATTGCTAACCTTAAACGTATACTGCCTAATATCGAAAAATGGACCTATCAGAAAGGCGAGGACTACGATGATGTGCAAACATTATATAACGAAGTTATCGGTCAGTTTAACCGTTACATAGGCCATGTTACCATGAACATTGGCGGCATGAACGAAAATTTCAAAACATATGATGAAAAGGGCCCTGTTTATGGTTTTGTAAACAAGACCCTTCAGCGTGATGCCATAGCGTTTTTAAATCAGCAGGTATTTACCACACCACGCTGGTTGATCAATAACGCCGAGTTAAGCAAGTTTGATAACGGTGTTGTGATTAGCCGCATTAAAACCCTGCAGGTAAACGCAGTTGCCAATGTATTGAACGCATCGCGCCTGGCCCGCATGTTCGATAACCAATCAAAAAATGGCGCTGCTGCTTATACGGTTGCCGATATGTTAAATGACCTGCGCTCAGGCATATTTACAAAAGGAAACCCCGACGAGTTTAAACGCAATTTGCAAAGAGGGTACATAGATAACCTGAAAAATTTATTGAATGAAGATGCCAGCAGGAGTTTCCCGGGCGCTACCGCAGCACAACTGGCTGGTATGGGCTTAACACCTATCAACATTGCCTTATCTGATATAAGGCCTATGGTGCGTGCCGAGTTAGCCAAAATAAGCACAAGCCTGCCAAAAGGCGGCGACGCTTTAACGGCAGCCCACTTTACCGATCTGCGCCTGCGCATTAAAGAAGCGCTATACCCAACCCGCCCCGTGGTGAATATTGCAGGAGCAGGAGCACCGGGCCGTTTAACTGACGATGCCCAGCAAGCAGATAACGACTGCTTCCCGCAAACAAAATAATCAGGTATAGATACCATAAAAAATGCCCCTGTAATTTGCAGGGGCATTTTTATTTATAAATCTTGCAGTGGTCGCGGTTCTATTTTAGCTGGCTGATATTATCAAAAAAAGCTGTTTGCAGGTCAAGCAATGTTTTAACACTTACCTTTTCACCATAGGTATCAAAACAAAGGAACTTCGCTCTGGCGGTATCGTTGTCCTTCCATTTCTCAAAAAAATTAAAAGTTTCAAAAAAATAATGGTTGGTGGTTACTTTGCTCTTACCACTCGTTTGCGATGCATTAAGCCTAAAGCCAATAGCATCCGCCCATTTATGCACCTTGGCATGCAGAGACCCTCTTAAGTTATCCATAGGTTAAATGTTTTTAACGTTTAACGAAAAAATCGTGCCGCAAGTTATACCCTTGGATAAATAATTTTTAACAATGGTGGATAGCTTTTGTTAATATCTGTAACAGATTATTTTATTCCCCATAGAAATTTTTTTCCACAGAAATTAAAATATGAAACCAAATGTTAATAACCCCGTACAAGAGCCTAACACTCACAAATAGATATGGAAAAAAACAGACTTTTATTAGCCACAATAGCGCTTTGCTTTTTAACATTAGGCGCATGTAAAAAATCCACCACACCCGGGCCGCAAGGCCCCAAAGGCGAAACCGGGGCAAAGGGTGCTACAGGGCCTAAAGGCGCGCAAGGCCCGCAGGGCCCAACTGGTGCAACCGGCGCTACTGGCGCTACCGGTGCAACTGGCGCAACAGGGGCTACCGGACCTGCCGGGCCACAAGGGCCTCAGGGCCCGGCAGGCGCTACCGGAGCAACAGGGCCTGCCGGAGCTACCGGTGCAACAGGGCCGGCTGGGCCGCGCGGTCCGCAGGGGCCGGCTGGCCCGGCAGGTGCAAATGGTGCGCCCGGCCAGGACGGTGCGGATGGAAACGCCAATGTGCAAAGCTTTTTACTGGTAAATAAGGGCGTTACGTTAACCGGCTTAACACGGCTTAACATACCGGCGATAACCCAGGAAGTTGTTGACCAGGGCCTGGTATTGGTTTACTTTAGGGTAACCGGCGCTACCACCGGATATTATGCATTGCCGTACAGCGAAGCCGATCGCACCATCAGCGTATCAAATTATGGCGTGGGCTACGTGGATATTAAAGCAAACTTTACAGCTACCGGTTTAGATTTCAGGGTGGTTGTAATTCCAGGCACCTCGCTTAGCACATTATCAGTCACCCATCCGGGCTTAAACGTCCGCAACTTTAATCAGGTGGCGTCCGCTTTAAGGTTAAACTAAGGCTATTGTACATTAATACGTACAGTGTACACGTAAAAATTTGTATAAAGCCCTGCAATTGCGGGGCTTTTTTTGTTATAGTGTAACAATCCTATGGTTTAGATATTAAAATATGTAACAATGCTATGATTATTAAATATATGAAATTAATTAAGTGAACATTTGCACAATAAATGTGTCTATAGGGAACTGTAACAGCCCTTTATGTTATTAAAAATTATGAAATACTTATATTTAATATTAGCGTTAGTTTGCCTGAACGCTTTTAAAGCTGCAGCCCAGGAAAGGTCGGTTAGCGGAACTATAATTGATTCTACCAAGCTATCGCTTCCGGGCAGCAACATTAAGTTACGTAATGAACTTGGCGACAGCTCTGTTACCATTGCAGATGTAAATGGCAAGTTTACCTTTCCATCGGTAAAAGGGTCTAAAATTACCCTTACCATCAGCTCTATTGGTTACGAGGGGCTTATAAGGCACTATAACCTGCCTGCCGATAACAAGCCCGTGGTGTTCAATCCTATTATATTAAAGTCGGCAACCAGGCAGTTGGGCGCGGTTACTATTGTTGGGGTTAACCCCGTAGTATTTAAAGAAGATACCGTGCAATACAGCGTATCGGCCTACAAAGTGCGCGAAAATGCCCCTATAGAAGATGTATTAAAAAAAATACCCGGTGTTGATGTAGCCACCGACGGGACAGTATCATCGCAAGGCAAGCAAATCACCAAAGTAAGGGTTAACGGTAAAGACTTTTTTGGCGGCGACGTACAAAGCGCTACCAAGAACCTGCCCGCCGATGTTATTGAAAGCGTACAAATTATTGACGATTACGGCGACCAGGCAAATCTTACCGGCGTTAAAACCGGCGAACCGGATAAGATATTGAACTTTACTATCCGCAAGGATAAAAACTACGGGTATTTTGGGCAGGCAACAGCCGGTGACGGCTCTGACCTGTTACCAAAGAACCCGGGGGTAAAAAACGAGAACCGTTATATAGGATTGGTAAACTTTTTCAAGTTTAAAGGCGACCAACAGATATCCGTTTTGGGCAACCTTAACAATACCAACGTTAACACTTTTAGTTACGGCACGCCCACAAGCGGCGGCGGAAGCGGATTTGGCGGTGGCCGCGGCGGCCGTGGAAATGCCTTGCGCGGATCCGGCAGCTCCACTACAAATGCAAGCGGTATTACTAATGCCCGCTCAATCGGTGTTAATTTCAGGGACCAATGGGGCAAGGCTTTATCCGTTTATGGCAGTTACAGCTTCAGCAACAACTCTACCTATACTAATTCAACAAATAAGCAAACCAATAGCTCCAGCAACCCAAGCGTAAGTAACCAAACCAGCCAGGAAACAAGTACGCCGACAAACCACAGGTTCAACTTTAATTTTGAGTATAAACCCGATACCTTAAATTATTTAAAGGTTACCCCAAGTTTTAGTTATAGCGGATCGGATGTTACCAGTTTTGACAATGTGGTATCAACCAGAAACGATACTACAAATCTTGCTTATACTTCAAACTCCATAAGTAATTCAACCTCACCAAATTTTGGCTTAAACGGCTTTTATAATCACCGATTTAAAGGCAGCAGGCGTAACCTTAACATAGGTTTTAACGCTAACACCAGCAAAACTTCGGCATTTGATAACCCTATATATGATTATACATCGGGCGAGCCGACCGCGCCGATAAACCAGGTAATTTATACCAATAGCCGTACAAATACCTATGGGGTCAATTTTTCGTACCAGGAGCCCCTGGGCAAAGTTTCGTTCCTTGAACTTAACTATGCATTCAATCACTCTTATACAAGCAGCGATAAAGAAACCGATACGCTCTACAACACAGCACCTGATATGTACCATAAGTACGATTTGCTGAGCAACAATTACAACTATACTTTTACTACCAACCGCTTCGGCCTGAATTATCGCATCGTCGAAAAAAAGTATAATTTAACCTTAGGTATCGGCGGGCAGCCGGCAAAGCTAGATGGTGTAAACTTACTCAACAACGTTTCTACAAGCGTATCAACGTTCAACATTATCCCTGCGGCAAGTTTCAATTATAACTTTAGCCGCAGCCAATCGTTGCGCTTTAATTATAATGGCAGCAGCAGCCAGCCCTCATTTAACCAGCTGCAGCCGGTTATAGATTTCTCGAACGCGCTGTACCCTGTGCAAGGGAACCCTAACTTGAGGCCTGAGTTTTCTAATAACGTATCTTTGCGATATAATATGTTTAGCTTTCAAACCGGCAACATATTCCTGATCGGCGCAAACTACACGCAAACCGATCATCATATCGCGCAAAATGTAATTACTTACCCGTCGCGGTTCGACCCTGCAGTTTTAGCTGCAAATCCATCGCTTATAAACTTACAGAATACGAATCTTATACAATACTTAAATACCGACGGCTATTACCAGGCCCGCGCCAACGTTTTGTATTCTAAACCGTGGAGCGAGCGCAAATACACTTTAATATTGGGCGGCCAGGTTAGCTATACCAATAACATTGGGTTTGCGCAAAGTGTAACGGCATTGAATGTAATGACCCCGATAGAGAAGAATATTGCCAAAACACTTACCATTTCGCCTCAAGTGCGTTTTAGGGTAAATGTTAACGATATTATCGACGCTGAACTTTTTTCAAGGATGTCGATAAATAAAGTGAATAATTCATTAACAACTAACGGCTTTAACGAAAACACCAACATCCGCACCTTTGATTTGGGTGTTAATGGCAAAAACTATGTGTGGAAAGATTGGACGCTAAGCTATGATTATACCAAAACATTAAATTACGGCTACTCAAGCGATTTGAAAGTTAAAAACCCTAATATTTTTAATGCTTACGTTGAACGCAGGTTCTTAAAAGATCACCGCGGCACGCTACGTTTGGCGGCATACGACTTATTTAACGAGAACACCGGTTTTTCTGTGGTACAAAACGGAAGCATAAAAACCGAATCGAATGTAAATAAGCTTGGTCGTTATTTTTTATTGTCGTTTACCTTCCGCCTGCAGAAATTCTCGGGCAAGGCACCTTCCGCCGATCAGGGCCGCGGTATGAGGGGCGGCGATGGCGGCGGCAGGCCCCGCGACGAAGCCTTTTAGACAATGCTTTATAAACGAAAGAGCCATTCCGGGAATCGGGATGGCTCTTTTTAGTTTATAAAGCTAATTAGCTTTGTATTAATACAGAATTGATCACCCGTTCAAGTTCTTCCAGATCAAACGGCTTGGCCAGGTAAGTTTCAGCGCCGGCGTGGTCTGCAAGTAACTGTATATCGCTATTGGCCGAGAAATATACCACAGGAATATTTTTTAACGCGTCTTCTTTTTTAAGGGTTTGTGTAGCAATAATACCACCCGCATCAGGTATCCAGTTATCCATCAGTATCACATCCGGCGAAACGCCTGCAAC includes:
- a CDS encoding outer membrane beta-barrel protein; this translates as MKYLYLILALVCLNAFKAAAQERSVSGTIIDSTKLSLPGSNIKLRNELGDSSVTIADVNGKFTFPSVKGSKITLTISSIGYEGLIRHYNLPADNKPVVFNPIILKSATRQLGAVTIVGVNPVVFKEDTVQYSVSAYKVRENAPIEDVLKKIPGVDVATDGTVSSQGKQITKVRVNGKDFFGGDVQSATKNLPADVIESVQIIDDYGDQANLTGVKTGEPDKILNFTIRKDKNYGYFGQATAGDGSDLLPKNPGVKNENRYIGLVNFFKFKGDQQISVLGNLNNTNVNTFSYGTPTSGGGSGFGGGRGGRGNALRGSGSSTTNASGITNARSIGVNFRDQWGKALSVYGSYSFSNNSTYTNSTNKQTNSSSNPSVSNQTSQETSTPTNHRFNFNFEYKPDTLNYLKVTPSFSYSGSDVTSFDNVVSTRNDTTNLAYTSNSISNSTSPNFGLNGFYNHRFKGSRRNLNIGFNANTSKTSAFDNPIYDYTSGEPTAPINQVIYTNSRTNTYGVNFSYQEPLGKVSFLELNYAFNHSYTSSDKETDTLYNTAPDMYHKYDLLSNNYNYTFTTNRFGLNYRIVEKKYNLTLGIGGQPAKLDGVNLLNNVSTSVSTFNIIPAASFNYNFSRSQSLRFNYNGSSSQPSFNQLQPVIDFSNALYPVQGNPNLRPEFSNNVSLRYNMFSFQTGNIFLIGANYTQTDHHIAQNVITYPSRFDPAVLAANPSLINLQNTNLIQYLNTDGYYQARANVLYSKPWSERKYTLILGGQVSYTNNIGFAQSVTALNVMTPIEKNIAKTLTISPQVRFRVNVNDIIDAELFSRMSINKVNNSLTTNGFNENTNIRTFDLGVNGKNYVWKDWTLSYDYTKTLNYGYSSDLKVKNPNIFNAYVERRFLKDHRGTLRLAAYDLFNENTGFSVVQNGSIKTESNVNKLGRYFLLSFTFRLQKFSGKAPSADQGRGMRGGDGGGRPRDEAF
- a CDS encoding collagen-like protein; amino-acid sequence: MEKNRLLLATIALCFLTLGACKKSTTPGPQGPKGETGAKGATGPKGAQGPQGPTGATGATGATGATGATGATGPAGPQGPQGPAGATGATGPAGATGATGPAGPRGPQGPAGPAGANGAPGQDGADGNANVQSFLLVNKGVTLTGLTRLNIPAITQEVVDQGLVLVYFRVTGATTGYYALPYSEADRTISVSNYGVGYVDIKANFTATGLDFRVVVIPGTSLSTLSVTHPGLNVRNFNQVASALRLN
- a CDS encoding zinc-dependent metalloprotease, which codes for MNRNLRVNTYLSVAALTIAAFASSCATKKQADRTVTLKTSTTPGGSTATATIGAGKKEGIKKFSDLVGKTKADTGLFNTYKVDGKYYFEIPDSLINREMLVVTRFVKTPAGLKSFGQQYGGEEINNQVWKWDRHDKQVFIRVPSYSVRADSTSDMYQSVRNSNLDAVLASFDIKAFNKDTTGVLIDVTDLYNGDVAAIGLPDNIKKMYKISALDNSRSYIDTVKSFPINIEARTLKTYRAAESPTDNSNGAVTFELNTSMLLLPKTPMKARLNDDRVGFFGQRQTDYGTDAQKAEATAYIHRWKLEPKDEAAYARGELVEPKKQIVYYIDPATPKKWVPYLIAGINDWNKAFEAAGFKNAIAGKEAPTAKQDPEFSTEDARYSVLRYFASDVQNAYGPHISDPRSGEILESHVGWYHNVMSLLRNWFFIQTAAVNPNVRMAKFTDAQMGELIRFVSSHEIGHTLGLPHNFGSSYAYPVDSLRSKSFTDKHGTAPSIMDYARFNYIAQPGDGVTHLYPQIGEYDLWAVKWGYTYFPGNKTSKQEKETLDIWTKEKAGNPLYYYGRQGTSIDPRLQNEDLGDNAMKASTYGIANLKRILPNIEKWTYQKGEDYDDVQTLYNEVIGQFNRYIGHVTMNIGGMNENFKTYDEKGPVYGFVNKTLQRDAIAFLNQQVFTTPRWLINNAELSKFDNGVVISRIKTLQVNAVANVLNASRLARMFDNQSKNGAAAYTVADMLNDLRSGIFTKGNPDEFKRNLQRGYIDNLKNLLNEDASRSFPGATAAQLAGMGLTPINIALSDIRPMVRAELAKISTSLPKGGDALTAAHFTDLRLRIKEALYPTRPVVNIAGAGAPGRLTDDAQQADNDCFPQTK
- a CDS encoding response regulator, whose protein sequence is MSDKTKKIVIFDDDEDILSICSYILEEQGWEVHTFTDCNDIAEKVAGVSPDVILMDNWIPDAGGIIATQTLKKEDALKNIPVVYFSANSDIQLLADHAGAETYLAKPFDLEELERVINSVLIQS